TAGTTCAGATGGGCTGATGGGCAATAAAGTAATGACCATTAACCCCGGAAGCACCGGAGGAGCAGAAATAGAAAACGGCGATGAGATAGCTACTATTCAACCCGTGACTATAGATGATATTATGGTGAAATTAAAAGAAACTGCCGATAATGCCGCTTTAATTACGAAAGACCTTGCCATTGTTATGAATAATGTGAGCTCCGGAAAAGGAACAATCGGGAAGCTCTTTATGGATTCATCATTAGCAGATAACCTTGACGAAATGTTGGCGGGTGCTATAGATGCTGTGTCAGGCCTGGATGAAAATTTGGAAGCAGTACAAAGCAGCTTTCTTTTCAGAGGTTTTTTTAGAAGAAAAGAAAGAGAAAAACAAAGAGAATTAGAGCGACAAAAGAAGCTTGAACAAGAGCAATAGGATACAAAAAAGCAGATTTATAAGTTCTACCCCGCAAAATCAATAAGTATTTTTTGCAATACTTTATATCAGAGGAGTGGTATATCATTTTATAACACAAATTATTTACAGAAAAAACTGTTTTTTGTATATTAGCCATAAATAAGTAATAGTGAAACTAATCAAAACTAATAATATTAATGGCTATTTGCTCATTCGCTTGATTTTGGGCTATGTATTTTTGGTTGCCGGTTTGCAAAAGTTTCTTTTCCCGGAAGATATGGGGCCGGGCAGATTTGAAGATATGGGTTATACTTATCCGGTTTTTACAGCCTATTTTGTTGGTTTTTTTGAAGCATTAGGTGGATTCCTCATTTTAATCGGTTTATTTTCAAGACTGGCAGCTGTTCCTTTAGTTATTATTATGATTGTTGCGATAATTACTACCAAATTTCCTCAGTTTGAGGAAGGTTTCTGGACTTTTGCACACGCCGCAAGATTAGATTTTGCAATGCTGCTTACCGCTTTATTTGTAGTGATAAATGGATCCGGAAAGATGTCTATTGATAAATCATTATTTAAATCAAAATAGATAATCTCACACAGAAATTACTCATAATTTTAAATTATTATCGTTATTTTGTCACCTTAT
The Chitinophagaceae bacterium DNA segment above includes these coding regions:
- a CDS encoding MCE family protein produces the protein MKNKSGQQIKLGVLVTVGVGLLILAIYFIGSRQHMFSQTFEVSAVFKDVSGLQVGNNVRFSGITVGTVNKIQIISDTSVRVSLVIESRTQQFIKKDAIAVISSDGLMGNKVMTINPGSTGGAEIENGDEIATIQPVTIDDIMVKLKETADNAALITKDLAIVMNNVSSGKGTIGKLFMDSSLADNLDEMLAGAIDAVSGLDENLEAVQSSFLFRGFFRRKEREKQRELERQKKLEQEQ
- a CDS encoding DoxX family protein; its protein translation is MVKLIKTNNINGYLLIRLILGYVFLVAGLQKFLFPEDMGPGRFEDMGYTYPVFTAYFVGFFEALGGFLILIGLFSRLAAVPLVIIMIVAIITTKFPQFEEGFWTFAHAARLDFAMLLTALFVVINGSGKMSIDKSLFKSK